DNA from Nocardioides yefusunii:
CCCTGCATGATCGAGGCCATGCCGGCCGAGCGGGGCCACAGGCGCAGCCCGGCCTCGACGGCAGCCACGACCTCGGGGTTCTCCTCGCGCACGGCGGTGGAGACGATCAGGGTGTCGGCACCGGCGACGTTCTCGGCCGCGTGGCCCACGTGCACCGTCGCGCCGAGCTCACGCAGGGCGTCGAGGGTCGGTGAGTCGTTGCCGTCCGAACCGGAGACGGTGACGCCACGCTCCAGCATGATCCGGGCGATCGCGGAGAGACCGGCGCCGCCGATGCCCACGAAGTGCACCCGACCCAGCTCGGTCGCGGACGGGATGGTGTCGGGAACGGGGATCTTCACTGTGCTTCCTTCACGGACTGGGCAGCCTCGATGACCAGGCGGGCGAGCTTCTCGTCCGCGTCGAGCGGGATGACGTCGGAGGCGTTGCGACCCATGCTGGCCAGTGCCTCGGCGTCGCTGAGCAGGGGGACGAGGTGCTCGCGCACCCAGTCCGGGGTGAGGGTCGCGTCGGTGACGACGAGACCGCCACCGGCGTCCACGACCGGCTTGGCGTTGAGCGCCTGCTCACCGTTGCCGATCGGGAGCGGGACGTACACGGCCGGAAGACCGACGCCGGAGACCTCGGTGACGGTGTTGGAACCCGAACGGCACAGCACCGCGTCGGCGGCCGCGTAGGCCAGGTCCATCCGGTCGACGTAGTTGACGACGCGATAGGTGACGCCGGTGACGGGCTCGGCCAACTCGGCCTTCGGGCCAATCACGTGCAGCACCTGGATCCCGGCATCAGCGAGAGCCTGCGCGGCACCCGAGACGGCGGCGTTGATCCGGGCCGCACCCTGGGAACCACCGGTGACCAGCAGCGTCGGGCGTCCCGGCTCGAGGTCGAAGGCAGCGATCGCCTCGGCCCGCAGCG
Protein-coding regions in this window:
- the murG gene encoding undecaprenyldiphospho-muramoylpentapeptide beta-N-acetylglucosaminyltransferase; amino-acid sequence: MHVLLAGGGTAGHTSPLLATADALQRLAPGTEITCVGTQTGLEARLVPAAGFPLEFVPRVPLPRKPGMDLLKVPSRLLAARKAALDIIDRTQPDVVVGFGGYVSVPAYLAAKTRGIPVVVHEGNALPGVANKLGARFAATVATSFPDTPIKGATYTGLPIRRMISTMDRAALRAEAIAAFDLEPGRPTLLVTGGSQGAARINAAVSGAAQALADAGIQVLHVIGPKAELAEPVTGVTYRVVNYVDRMDLAYAAADAVLCRSGSNTVTEVSGVGLPAVYVPLPIGNGEQALNAKPVVDAGGGLVVTDATLTPDWVREHLVPLLSDAEALASMGRNASDVIPLDADEKLARLVIEAAQSVKEAQ